The genome window CCCCCTCGCTGCTCGCCGCGTTCAGCGGTCCGGGCACGGCAAAGACCTCGCGGCCCTGGTCCAGGGCGAAGCGCGCGGTGATCAGCGCTCCGCTGCGCTTGCCGGCCTCCACCACGATCGTTCCCAGCGTCGATCCGCTGATGATCCGGTTTCGCTGGGGGAAATGGACGGCGTCCGGGCCGGTTCCGAAGGGGTGCTCCGTCATCACGGCGCCATGTTCCCGGATGGTCGCCATCAGTTTTCGGTTCTCCGCGGGGTACGGCCGGTCGAGGCCCGAACCCAGTACTGCCACCGTGCGGCCGTTACCACGCAGTGCGGTCCGGTGGGCGAGCGTGTCCACACCCCGCGCCAGGCCGCTCACGACGGTGAACCCGTATGCGCTCAGTTCCGCGCTGAAGGACTCGGCCATCTTTCGGCCATAGGCGGAGGTAAACCGCGTACCCACGATGGCGATGGACTGTTCGTCCTCCGCTTTCCAGCCGCCGGAAACGAAGAGCAGGGGCGGCGGATCGTAGATCTCGCTAAGCCGCTCGGGATAGTCCCGGTCGCGGAAGGTGACGATGCGTGCGTCGTGCCGATCGAGCAGGCGCAGCTGGCGGTCGACGAAGGCCTGGTCCCGGTGGCCGCGCACCGCCCGGGCGATCTGCGGCCCCACCCCTTCGGTCCGGGCCAGTTCGTCCACGGAGGCGGACAGGGCCGCGGAGGGCGACCCGAACCGCCGCAACAGCGCGTGGAACCGCGACGCGCCCACGCCCGGTACGCGCGCGAGGGTCAGCCAGGATGCCAGGTCGGCCATAGACAAGTCCTCCATAGCCAGGTCCTCAAGGGACAGGCCATTCGGTGCAGTTGCGGGTTACGGGACTAACCGGGAACCCGTCGGCGGGTAACGCGTTCCGAATCCGACGCGATTCAATGTGATTAGTCGGGCGAGTCGGTTCCGATCTCGTGAAGAATCTGGCCGATTTCCCCGAGGAGGTCGGGGATGCCTTCTCCGGTGGCGGATGAGATCGCCAGCACGGGGTTGTTGCGCTGGCCCGCGTGCTTCGCGCGGTCGGGATCCACGACGAGGCCGTCCAGGGCGGAACGGTCCACGATCAGGTCCAGTTTGGAGAAGACGACCAGGGCGGGGCGGGAGAGGAGTACGGGATTGAACTGGCGGAGTTCGTTGACGAGCACTTGGTAGTCGTGCACGGGATCGGGCTGGCTTGCGTCGAGCAGGAAGACGAGGATCCGGGTCCGCTCGACGTGGCGGAGGAACTGGTGTCCGAGTCCCTTGCCCTCGTGGGCGCCCTCGATCAGGCCGGGGATGTCCGCGAGGACGAAGCGGTCGTAGTCTCCCAGCTTGACGATGCCCAGGTTGGGTTCTAGGGTGGTGAAGGGATAGTCGGCGATCTTGGGTCTCATGGCGGACAGACGCGACAGCAGTGTGGATTTGCCCGCGTTCGGATGACCAACCAGTCCCACGTCGGCGATCAGCTTCAGTTCGAGTTCCAGCAGGCGTTCCTCGCCCGGATGACCTTCCTCCCATCGCCGGGGCGCCCGGTTGGTGGACGTGGCGAAGGCCGAGTTGCCGCGGCCCCCATGGCCTCCCCGGGCGATGACCAGGGTCTGGTCATCGCCGACCATGTCGGAAATCACCGAGCCGGACTCCCGGTCCTTGACGATGGTACCGGGAGGGACGCCGATGACCAGGTCCGGGGCGTTCCGTCCGTGCATGTCCTTGCCCTGTCCGTGCGTGCCGTTCCGGGCACGGTACAGGTGCTGGAACTGGAAGTCGAGCAGCGTGCGCTTGCCCGGGTCGACCTGCAGGACGACATGGCCTCCGTCGCCGCCGTGTCCGCCGTCCGGCCCGCCCCGCGGCACGTTCTTCTCGCGGCGGAAGCTGCAGCAGCCGTTGCCGCCGCGTCCGGCCTTTACGTGGATTTTCGCGAAATCGACGAACATGAGGGATATCCGAAGAGCCGGCCGCCCGCGATCGCCAAAACGATCGCGCCGTACGAGGACTGCACAGTCACACGCCCCGCTCGATGTCGGCCGCGTTGACCTAGGCCTACATCCGCTCGATGATGGCGGTGCCGAATTCCGAGCACTTGACTTCCTGCGCGCCGTCCATCAGGCGGGCGAAATCGTACGTCACGATCCGGCCCCCGATGGCCTTTTCTATCCCCTGGATAATCAGGTCGGCCGCTTCGTCCCAACCAAGATAGCGCAGCATCAGTTCGCCGGAGAGGATGACGGAACCCGGGTTGACCTTGTCCTGGTTGGCGTATTTCGGCGCCGTGCCGTGGGTCGCTTCGAACACGGCGTGTCCGGTCTTGTAGTTGATGTTGCCGCCCGGCGCGATACCGATACCGCCCACCTGGGCGGCCAGGGCATCGGAAATGTAATCGCCGTTCAGATTCATGGTGGCGATGACGTCGAACTCGTCGGGACGGGTCAGGATCTGCTGCAGGAAGATGTCGGCGATGGCGTCCTTGACCAGGATCTTGCCCTCCGGGACGTCGCCCCCGCATTCGTCCCAGCTGACCAGCCGGTCCGGGTATTCCTCCTTCGCGAGTTCGTATCCCCATTTCTGGAAGGCGCCTTCCGTGAACTTCTGGATGTTGCCCTTGTGCACCAGGGTGACGCTCTTGCGGTTCCGCGCGATGGCGTACTCGACCGCCGCGCGGATCAACCGCTTGCTGCCGGTCTCGCTCACCGGCTTTATGGCGATGCCCGAATCGGACCGGATTTCCCACCCGAACTGTTTCCTGCAGAACGCGATCAGCCTGGCGGCCTCGTCGCTGTAGGCCTCCTGTTCCTTCCCGGCGTACACGTCCTCCGTATTCTCGCGGAAGATGACCATGTCCACCTTCTCGGGATGACGCACCGGACTGGGCACGCCGGTAAACCAGCGTACCGGCCGCAGGCATACGTACAGGTCGAGGATCTGGCGCAGCGCCACGTTCAGGCTGCGGATGCCGCCCCCCACGGGCGTGGTCAGGGGTCCCTTGATGCCCACCAGGTATTCCCGGAAACTGTCTACCGTTTCATCCGGCAGCCAGCTGTCCGTGAGATTGAAGGCTTTTTCTCCTGCCAGCACCTCGTGCCACATGATGCGCCGGCCTCCGCCATACGCCTTGTCTACGGCGGCGTCGAAAACGCGCTGTGCCGTCCTCCAGATATCCGGTCCCGTGCCGTCGCCTTCGATAAAAGGGATGACCGGTTGGTCCGGGACGTTGAGCACGCCCCGGTCATCGATGGTTATGTGCTTTCCACCAGCGGGTGGTTTTGCAGCCATGTCGCTTTCTTCCTCCTCCGTCGGGTTTATTTCATGTTAGATGAAAATCATGTGGAAGTCGTGTGGATGCTATATGCCCAGTTCGTCCAGGCTCTCCTGGTACACCGCGGCGGAAGCACGCAGCGCCGCCCGCTCGTCGTCCGATAGGTCCAGTTCGATCACTTCCTCGATGCCGTCGCTGCCCAGTTTCACGGGCACCCCCACGCAGACGTCCCGCAGTCCGTACTCGCCTTCCAGCATGACCGAGGCGGGCAGCACGCGGTTCTTGCCCTTCAGGACGGATTCCACCATCTGGACGACGGAGGCCGCCGGGGCGTAGTAAGCGCTGCCCGTCTTGAGGTAGTTAACGATCTCCGCGCCGCCGTCGCGGGTCCGCTGCACGATGCGGTCGATGGCTTCCCGGGACAGCAGCTCGGTGATGGGTATGCCGGAGACCGTGGTGTACCGCGGAATGGGGACCATGGTGTCGCCGTGCC of Gemmatimonadota bacterium contains these proteins:
- the dprA gene encoding DNA-protecting protein DprA, whose product is MEDLSMADLASWLTLARVPGVGASRFHALLRRFGSPSAALSASVDELARTEGVGPQIARAVRGHRDQAFVDRQLRLLDRHDARIVTFRDRDYPERLSEIYDPPPLLFVSGGWKAEDEQSIAIVGTRFTSAYGRKMAESFSAELSAYGFTVVSGLARGVDTLAHRTALRGNGRTVAVLGSGLDRPYPAENRKLMATIREHGAVMTEHPFGTGPDAVHFPQRNRIISGSTLGTIVVEAGKRSGALITARFALDQGREVFAVPGPLNAASSEGVNRLIKDGTAKLIQRVDDVIDELAPRLGFEPIRSEPEPAGTALELPPEEQSMYGQVTSDPKHIDHLASALSLTSSQALGILLALELKGAVRQLPGMMFVRS
- the obgE gene encoding GTPase ObgE — its product is MFVDFAKIHVKAGRGGNGCCSFRREKNVPRGGPDGGHGGDGGHVVLQVDPGKRTLLDFQFQHLYRARNGTHGQGKDMHGRNAPDLVIGVPPGTIVKDRESGSVISDMVGDDQTLVIARGGHGGRGNSAFATSTNRAPRRWEEGHPGEERLLELELKLIADVGLVGHPNAGKSTLLSRLSAMRPKIADYPFTTLEPNLGIVKLGDYDRFVLADIPGLIEGAHEGKGLGHQFLRHVERTRILVFLLDASQPDPVHDYQVLVNELRQFNPVLLSRPALVVFSKLDLIVDRSALDGLVVDPDRAKHAGQRNNPVLAISSATGEGIPDLLGEIGQILHEIGTDSPD
- a CDS encoding NADP-dependent isocitrate dehydrogenase, whose protein sequence is MAAKPPAGGKHITIDDRGVLNVPDQPVIPFIEGDGTGPDIWRTAQRVFDAAVDKAYGGGRRIMWHEVLAGEKAFNLTDSWLPDETVDSFREYLVGIKGPLTTPVGGGIRSLNVALRQILDLYVCLRPVRWFTGVPSPVRHPEKVDMVIFRENTEDVYAGKEQEAYSDEAARLIAFCRKQFGWEIRSDSGIAIKPVSETGSKRLIRAAVEYAIARNRKSVTLVHKGNIQKFTEGAFQKWGYELAKEEYPDRLVSWDECGGDVPEGKILVKDAIADIFLQQILTRPDEFDVIATMNLNGDYISDALAAQVGGIGIAPGGNINYKTGHAVFEATHGTAPKYANQDKVNPGSVILSGELMLRYLGWDEAADLIIQGIEKAIGGRIVTYDFARLMDGAQEVKCSEFGTAIIERM